The Lycium barbarum isolate Lr01 chromosome 11, ASM1917538v2, whole genome shotgun sequence genome contains the following window.
TACCTCTCAAGGGAGGTAAGCCATCGGGTATTTCCTCCGGGAACAAGGCTtcatattcctgcaaaagagaataCATACTACTAGGCAAAGTGCTAGTAGCTTGGTTAGCATTTAAGAGAAGATCCTTGTTGACAAGACACACCATAAAGTGTCTCTCATCAACCCCCTTTAAGCAATTACTTGGTTTGGCCAACAAACATTTCTTGGAACTATCTTGAGATGTTCCCTCTCCACTTATGACTAACAAATTCTCCTTCGCACTCTTCTCCCTTTCTTCCCTTTGATATTTCTCCCGAAGCTCCCTCATCACTCTATAATCCTCACTCACTTGGTAAGGGGTTAGTGGATTAAGAATGTACTTCTTCCCCTTGACCACAAATGAGTACTTGTTAGTTCTCCCACTATGTTGGGCATcaacatcaaattgccaaggtcTTCCAAGCAATAGATGGCAAGCTTGCATGGGTACCACATCACACAAAATCTCATCTTTGTACTTGCCAATGCTAAATTTGATAATGGCTTGCTTGTTGACCCTCATTTCGCCACATTCATTAAACCATTGGAGTTTATAGGGTTTAGTGTGCTTGTgggtggggaatttcatactttcaactAAAAATTGGCTAACGGCATTCGTACAACTTCCACCATCAATGATTAAGGAGCATACCTTATCCACAATTTTGCAACGTGCATGAAACAAGTTCTCCCTTTGATCACTCTCTTCCCTAGCTAGAGCCCCCATGGCTCTTCTAGCCACAATAGCATGATTCAAGGCTTCTTCATACCTTACCTCAACCTCTTCATCGGAATCACCCTTACACTCACTTCTTTCTCCCTCTTCTTCATGACCATCCCTGCCCTCATGTTCATCATCGATTCGATACTCATCCCTCACTATTGTGATAGTCCTCCGGTTGGGACATTCACTCGCAATGTGCCCTCTCCCTTGGCACTTAAAGCATTGGATGGTATAAGGTCGGTTATAGTTAGTGTTAGAATTGTTACCCCTTTTAGCCTTGTCATCGCCTTTGGATTTGTGGTCGAATTTGGCTTGAGGTGCTTGAATGTTGCTCTTGGGCTTATCCCAAGTGGaagttttccacttttctttGCCTTTGTTCCAAGTTGAAGACGATTTGCTTTTATCTTTATAGGTCCTCTCTTATTTTAGATCCGCTTCAACCTTAGATGCATCATGGAATGCCTCTTCAAGACTATTATAGGTTTTGAGCCTCGTTGGTTTAGAGATGTCCCGATTCAAGTTGGCTACAAACCTTATAATCGTGTACTCTTCATGCTCTTCTATCTTGGACTTCATCCGCAAATCCTCAAACTCATCAAATTTGCTTCCACACTTTTCAACCCTTGCTTCAACATGTACAACCTTTTGATTGCATCTTGGTGGTATGTGGGTGGAAGCCACCTTGTCTCCATGAGCTCGATCAAGTAGTTCCAAGTTGGGAGCTCATAGATGTGTTGTTGTGCTCTTTGTAACTTCTAGGATTCCCACCAAGTAGAAGCGTATccctcaaattgagtgagggcatATTTTGCCTTCAAGGCCTCGGACacattgttcgtgaggaagatgcGCTCACTTTGCAATATCCATTCAAGGAACTCTTCCGAATTGCTACCTCCTTGGAACATAGGAAGGTTCACCTTGATGGTGTTAAAATTCGGCTCATTATCTTGCCATCTTCCCCGGTCTTCATAACCTTGGGCCCTCCCTATGTCTATATGACCTTGGAATCTCGGGTCATGGATCGAAAACCTCTCAAAACATCCTCTTCCCCGGTTATTCATCCCTCCACGTCTCCCTCCTTGTCGGTTATCATCCCACCACCTACCTTGTGGATAGTCATCATACTCTTCTTCATTCATGGGGTATTTGTAGCGTcgttggtattggttttggttagGAAAGGGATCTTGTGTTTGGACTTGGGGTGGAGCTTGGGGTGTTTGTTGTAAGGTTACTTGAGGTATTGTCTCATTCGGGTTATGTTGGTAAACTTGGGGTTATAAAGTTTGTCGATTGGTGTTTTGGAATGTAGAATTTTGGGATGGGAAGTTGGTTGTTTGGGGTGGTGGAGCTCTTTGGGTGGAGGTGGTTATGGTGTTTGGGTTGCACAAGGCATGTGCTTGCCCCGGGGTAATGGTTGGTGCAGTGTCTTGTGTTTTATCCCATCACCTTCATTCCGAGAACGGGGAGTGCCCATTCTACTCGAACCCTCCATTTGAACCTTCTCAATACTCACCATccgttcattcatacccttcaacttcccactcaCACCATTCATCTCTCCTCTCATCTCTTCCATACCAGTTTGCATGCCCGAGATTTGATTCATGATCATAGCTAATGAACTCGCTATGGAAGACATATCTACTGCCTCTTGCGTCCTATCACCTTGGTTAGACATgatgacctgcaaaactagcaaacaagaTTAGCGATAAAAGCCTCACTTCACTCGTATTGAACTCTCAACCATTACCACACTTGTGCTCtttcgaagttgttgatgaatcacTCGTCCAATCGAATTCACACGCTGCTTATCCTTTGTagtagaatggattcttgtttagatgaaagacggacgactcaaaaAGCAAAACGAACAAGAGCCAAAGAAGTTTCAACGAAATAAAACGAAGAAAATcttgaaagaaattagcacgaaagaaatgcggacacaagaactaattATCAACAAGTAATAACAATTACAAGTCGTTAATTAGTTTTAAGAATCAaagagatgagatgaagaagG
Protein-coding sequences here:
- the LOC132619861 gene encoding uncharacterized protein LOC132619861, translating into MAKSGTMGLRLQLEVIMSNQGDRTQEAVDMSSIASSLAMIMNQISGMQTGMEEMRGEMNGVSGKLKGMNERMVASTHIPPRCNQKVVHVEARVEKCGSKFDEFEDLRMKSKIEEHEEYTIIRTYKDKSKSSSTWNKGKEKWKTSTWDKPKSNIQAPQAKFDHKSKGDDKAKRGNNSNTNYNRPYTIQCFKCQGRGHIASECPNRRTITIVRDEYRIDDEHEGRDGHEEEGERSECKGDSDEEVEVRYEEALNHAIVARRAMGALAREESDQRENLFHARCKIVDKVCSLIIDGGSCTNAVSQFLVESMKFPTHKHTKPYKLQWFNECGEMRVNKQAIIKFSIGKYKDEILCDVVPMQACHLLLGRPWQFDVDAQHSGRTNKYSFVVKGKKYILNPLTPYQVSEDYRVMRELREKYQREEREKSAKENLLVISGEGTSQDSSKKCLLAKPSNCLKGVDERHFMVCLVNKDLLLNANQATSTLPSSMYSLLQEYEALFPEEIPDGLPPLRGIEHQINFVPGSQIPNKPTYRSNREETKELQRQVDELLKKGLVKESLSPCAIPAILVPKKDDTWRMCIDCRAVKKITVKYHHPIPRLDDMLDELCGTSVFSKIDLRSGYHQIRMNPGHLRQVFDVLLRERLFANIKKCSFCVDKVVFLGFVVSANGVEVDEEKVKDVPFVWGDEQEKTFQELRSMLSSSPLLQLPNFEKTFEVECDASGVGIGGVLMQEGKPLSYFSEKLKGASLNYSTYDKEFVCTCEGLDPLATLFVA